A single window of Ignavibacteriota bacterium DNA harbors:
- a CDS encoding putative toxin-antitoxin system toxin component, PIN family, translated as MKIVIDTNILISYCLGNEDVNYFLNYIFVHKIDVYTDNRLLHEYKTIFNRKKLNLNPEFKENLLERISNYFQEIEVHDKSLKFNPDRQDSKIIEIANTANCDYIITDDKQLLRNSTHLTKAKVISSKDFRYLLENMK; from the coding sequence TTGAAAATTGTAATTGATACCAACATCCTTATTTCCTATTGTTTAGGCAATGAGGATGTTAATTATTTTCTAAACTATATTTTTGTTCATAAAATTGATGTCTATACTGATAACAGACTTTTACATGAATATAAAACAATATTTAATCGGAAAAAATTGAATTTAAATCCTGAATTTAAGGAAAACTTATTAGAAAGAATTAGCAATTATTTTCAGGAAATAGAAGTTCATGATAAGTCATTAAAATTTAATCCTGACCGTCAGGATTCCAAAATCATCGAAATTGCAAATACTGCAAATTGTGATTATATAATAACTGATGATAAGCAACTTCTTAGAAACTCAACTCATCTTACAAAAGCAAAAGTAATATCAAGCAAAGACTTTAGATATTTGTTAGAAAATATGAAGTGA
- a CDS encoding serine/threonine-protein phosphatase produces the protein MVDIKNLDEAEKVFLHEFEIYNEFSNFIDANPIEKNEVKDFANSYLNLLNQAVKLVKISDNTQLKLRNAQAILKKQNVQIEEQNENLTIANENQERLLGIINKELAKAANYVKSILPKPLKDSSSELKIDWKFIPSSKLGGDLFGYKKLDGHNIALYLLDVCGHGVQSALYSVSVVNTINYFNLPNTNFNSPKSVFKSLNKMFDMKNHNNLFFTMWYGVYNCSTREMVYASAGHPPAILLKNDGSSELLECDNLFIGGLDFEFVEKTCRLDSRDKLFLYSDGAYEIPLNEKDYWTIEELATYLSENNDDDNILDKLYQHINDISFEDSLDDDFSIMRILIK, from the coding sequence ATGGTTGATATAAAAAATTTAGATGAAGCCGAAAAAGTATTTCTTCACGAATTCGAGATTTATAACGAATTCAGCAACTTTATAGATGCTAATCCAATAGAAAAAAATGAAGTTAAAGATTTTGCCAATTCATATTTGAATTTACTCAATCAGGCTGTTAAACTTGTAAAAATATCAGATAATACACAGCTAAAACTGAGAAATGCTCAAGCAATTCTGAAAAAGCAAAATGTCCAGATTGAAGAACAAAATGAAAACCTTACTATAGCAAACGAAAACCAGGAAAGACTTCTTGGCATCATAAACAAGGAATTAGCTAAAGCTGCTAATTACGTTAAGTCAATTCTGCCAAAGCCGCTTAAGGACAGCTCCTCAGAGTTAAAGATTGACTGGAAGTTTATTCCTTCGTCTAAATTAGGTGGGGATTTATTTGGGTATAAAAAATTAGACGGGCATAATATTGCTTTATATTTGCTTGACGTTTGCGGTCATGGTGTGCAGTCAGCTTTATACTCTGTTTCGGTAGTAAATACTATCAACTATTTCAATTTACCAAATACGAATTTCAACAGTCCAAAAAGTGTGTTCAAATCACTTAACAAAATGTTTGATATGAAAAATCATAACAATTTGTTCTTTACTATGTGGTATGGCGTATATAATTGTTCTACTCGCGAGATGGTTTATGCTTCAGCCGGTCATCCACCGGCTATACTGCTGAAGAATGACGGAAGCTCAGAATTACTCGAGTGCGATAATTTGTTTATAGGTGGTTTAGACTTTGAGTTTGTAGAAAAAACTTGCCGATTAGATTCCAGGGACAAACTTTTTCTCTATTCAGACGGTGCCTATGAAATTCCTTTGAATGAAAAGGATTACTGGACTATTGAAGAACTTGCTACCTATCTTTCAGAAAACAATGACGATGATAATATTTTAGACAAATTATATCAGCATATCAACGATATAAGTTTTGAAGATTCGCTTGACGATGACTTTTCAATTATGCGAATTTTGATTAAATAA
- a CDS encoding DUF1987 domain-containing protein, whose amino-acid sequence MENLYISPDKTTPEVDFNSVTNILKISGESFPENSSGFYDPVFKWLREYTAGKPSFTFEFKMVYFNTSSSKAILDLITILEEYHNSGGNVKLIWHYEEDDDDIMESGQEFTEKLNLHCELIPYQD is encoded by the coding sequence ATGGAAAATCTATACATATCACCTGATAAAACCACTCCCGAGGTTGACTTCAATTCAGTTACAAATATTTTGAAAATTTCAGGTGAGTCTTTTCCTGAAAATTCATCCGGTTTTTATGACCCTGTATTTAAATGGCTTAGAGAATATACAGCCGGAAAACCGAGTTTTACTTTTGAATTTAAAATGGTATATTTTAACACCAGTTCATCTAAAGCTATTTTGGACTTAATTACAATACTCGAGGAATATCATAATTCAGGAGGCAATGTCAAACTTATCTGGCATTATGAAGAAGATGATGATGATATTATGGAAAGCGGGCAGGAATTTACCGAAAAATTAAATTTGCATTGTGAATTAATACCATATCAAGATTAA
- a CDS encoding SiaB family protein kinase — translation MDLLNIYKLMKENNIIFSFKGAISQEILVEMGNQMRSHLSVNKKFKKIFSVFVELSQNIMHYSDEREVTNDSDIGIGIIIFTEEESYYTVTSGNLVLNSKTPKLTEKLDYIKSLNAEQLKDQYNQRIRQNRSEDSKGAGLGFIEISRKSDNQISYTFDPFDNQHSFFTYKVIIIKE, via the coding sequence ATGGATTTACTTAATATATACAAGCTTATGAAAGAAAATAATATTATATTTTCTTTCAAAGGAGCTATCAGTCAGGAAATTCTGGTTGAGATGGGCAATCAAATGAGAAGTCATTTGAGTGTGAATAAGAAATTCAAGAAGATTTTCTCTGTATTTGTTGAGCTGTCTCAGAATATTATGCACTATTCCGATGAAAGAGAGGTAACAAATGATAGTGATATCGGTATTGGAATAATCATTTTTACAGAAGAAGAATCTTACTATACCGTTACATCGGGAAATTTAGTCTTAAATAGTAAAACTCCGAAATTGACTGAAAAACTTGATTATATTAAGTCTTTGAACGCTGAACAACTGAAGGATCAGTATAATCAACGAATTCGCCAGAACCGCTCTGAAGACAGCAAGGGTGCAGGTCTTGGCTTCATCGAGATAAGCAGAAAATCTGACAATCAAATCTCTTATACATTCGACCCTTTTGATAATCAACATTCTTTTTTTACATACAAAGTAATAATTATTAAGGAATAA
- a CDS encoding class I SAM-dependent methyltransferase: MKRFILKILLILGAPLTFISAVWLKFIKSKVIEGGSVSDKILMSVGMLPVIEHYYEPMINPKKHLKKSLRDDRDLPGINLNTLCQLDILNKFCYQNELLSFPFDKCAHNEYYYNNEWYSTGDSEYLYSLVRYLKPKQIFEIGSGLSTLMVRNAVAKNQTEEPDYNCRHICIEPYECGWLEELENVEIIRKKVEDVEIAFFKELQSGDVLFIDSSHVIRPQGDVLYEFLEILPNLSAGVIVHIHDIFTPKDYIDGWVYRHSFWNEQYLLEAFLSNNDNWEIIGATNYLAYNHKELFSEKFPLFARKTGYKNLVGEPRAFWIRKIK, translated from the coding sequence ATGAAAAGATTTATTCTGAAAATTTTACTAATTCTTGGAGCCCCGCTCACATTCATTTCAGCAGTTTGGTTGAAATTTATTAAGTCTAAAGTAATTGAAGGTGGCTCTGTCAGTGATAAAATATTGATGTCTGTAGGTATGCTGCCTGTCATTGAGCATTATTACGAGCCTATGATTAATCCCAAAAAACATTTAAAGAAATCTCTCAGAGATGATAGAGACCTTCCGGGAATAAATCTTAATACATTATGTCAGCTCGATATTCTCAATAAATTTTGTTATCAAAATGAACTTCTCAGTTTTCCATTTGATAAGTGTGCTCATAATGAATATTATTACAATAACGAGTGGTATTCAACCGGAGATTCTGAGTATCTTTACAGTCTGGTTAGATACCTTAAACCAAAGCAAATTTTCGAAATTGGCAGCGGGCTTTCGACACTGATGGTTCGAAATGCAGTTGCAAAGAATCAAACTGAAGAGCCGGATTATAATTGCCGGCATATCTGCATTGAGCCTTACGAGTGTGGCTGGCTCGAAGAATTGGAAAATGTAGAAATTATCCGAAAGAAAGTCGAAGATGTTGAAATTGCTTTCTTCAAAGAACTTCAAAGCGGTGACGTGCTTTTCATTGATTCTTCCCACGTAATCAGACCTCAGGGAGATGTGCTTTACGAATTTCTGGAAATCCTGCCAAACCTGAGTGCGGGTGTTATTGTTCATATTCACGATATATTTACGCCAAAAGATTATATTGATGGGTGGGTTTATCGCCATAGTTTCTGGAATGAACAGTATTTGCTGGAAGCTTTCCTTTCAAATAATGATAACTGGGAAATAATCGGAGCAACTAACTATCTGGCATATAACCACAAGGAATTATTCTCAGAAAAATTCCCATTATTTGCAAGGAAAACAGGCTATAAAAACCTTGTAGGCGAACCAAGAGCTTTTTGGATAAGGAAAATCAAGTAA
- a CDS encoding tetratricopeptide repeat protein: MKLRILILIILSLSFNITISNSQNVNDQRFRLAESFEANGDYESALRIYSELIESEPKSDLYFEGYVRSMKALSKYSELLKKVSERLPGQETIEMIDLYAELNWRTGNTDEANKAWNKVLKQFSKTQKVYMHVSQTHINLRLFEKAIATLLQGRKDFGEPRLFNDPLTKLYIAAGDYKNGTKEIITMLSHDYNLPQAQGRLFALMINEDAKQFIGNELKNISNKEKTNIVYQEVYSWYLRTTGNSMEALELVIRIDEMKNTQGLEIINFATTASRDGDYETALKAYRLIIEKGKKNPYASSALFGFTRALEQRMESDKKNISKSTANEIIDSYKKIISEFPRSGNSADSRIRLAAIYSEILNDNKKAMAELEQLIKEFPTTQYAVSANIQLGMIHIKNDNLKDADEAFNKVKNLHRYATSEQKDFALYHNALITYFNGDIENAVKAFNILAVNSDSDIANDVLRKLFIINSNEQLVAGLELFAKAELREYQSKLDEAVKIFTQVSETASSSMLGETALTKIAEIHFKSSDYKQCLETITKLNIQYPDSKQADKRIMLTADSYYGEGNFGEALKFYTELITKYPESIYLQDARKKIRIIRKDNI, encoded by the coding sequence ATGAAATTGAGAATTTTGATTCTAATTATATTATCGCTGTCATTCAATATTACCATATCAAATTCACAAAATGTCAACGATCAAAGGTTTAGATTGGCTGAAAGTTTCGAGGCAAATGGTGATTATGAGAGTGCTTTGAGAATATATTCGGAATTAATCGAATCTGAGCCAAAATCAGATTTATATTTTGAAGGATATGTTCGGTCAATGAAAGCACTAAGCAAATACTCGGAATTATTAAAGAAAGTCAGCGAGAGACTTCCCGGACAGGAAACTATCGAAATGATTGATTTGTATGCAGAGCTTAACTGGCGTACCGGAAATACCGACGAAGCAAATAAAGCTTGGAATAAAGTCCTTAAACAGTTCTCTAAAACACAGAAAGTGTATATGCACGTTTCTCAAACTCATATAAATCTTAGATTATTCGAAAAAGCAATTGCCACACTTTTGCAAGGAAGGAAAGACTTTGGTGAGCCAAGACTTTTCAATGACCCTCTTACTAAACTTTATATCGCTGCCGGTGATTATAAAAATGGTACAAAAGAAATTATCACAATGCTTAGCCATGATTATAATCTGCCGCAAGCACAGGGAAGGCTTTTTGCTCTGATGATAAATGAAGATGCGAAACAATTCATAGGAAATGAACTCAAAAATATTTCAAATAAGGAAAAAACTAATATCGTTTATCAAGAGGTCTATTCCTGGTATCTTCGTACAACAGGCAATAGCATGGAAGCTCTTGAACTTGTTATCCGAATTGATGAAATGAAAAATACTCAGGGGCTTGAGATAATAAATTTTGCAACTACAGCCAGCCGCGATGGAGATTATGAAACTGCTTTGAAAGCATACAGGTTGATTATCGAAAAAGGAAAAAAGAATCCTTATGCTTCATCAGCACTTTTTGGATTTACACGTGCACTTGAGCAAAGAATGGAATCTGATAAAAAAAATATTTCAAAATCTACTGCCAATGAAATAATTGACTCATACAAAAAAATTATCAGCGAGTTTCCACGCTCAGGAAATTCAGCTGACAGCCGAATAAGACTTGCTGCTATTTATTCGGAAATATTGAATGATAACAAAAAAGCTATGGCTGAATTAGAACAATTAATCAAAGAATTTCCTACTACACAATATGCTGTTTCAGCAAATATCCAACTCGGAATGATTCATATAAAGAACGATAATCTGAAAGATGCAGATGAGGCATTCAACAAAGTAAAAAATCTGCACAGATATGCTACTTCTGAACAAAAAGATTTTGCTCTGTATCACAATGCGCTCATTACATATTTCAATGGGGATATCGAAAATGCAGTTAAAGCCTTCAATATTCTGGCTGTGAATTCTGATTCCGATATTGCAAACGATGTCTTGAGGAAACTTTTTATAATAAATTCAAATGAGCAATTAGTTGCCGGACTTGAACTTTTTGCAAAAGCAGAACTTAGGGAATATCAATCCAAATTAGATGAAGCAGTCAAGATATTTACTCAGGTAAGCGAGACTGCTTCAAGCTCTATGCTTGGTGAAACTGCCCTCACTAAAATTGCTGAAATACATTTTAAAAGTTCCGATTATAAGCAATGCCTTGAAACTATTACAAAATTGAATATTCAATATCCTGATTCAAAGCAAGCAGATAAACGAATTATGCTAACAGCTGACTCATATTATGGAGAGGGAAATTTCGGTGAGGCACTTAAATTTTATACAGAACTTATCACAAAATATCCTGAATCAATTTATCTTCAGGATGCTCGAAAAAAAATAAGAATCATCCGTAAAGACAATATTTAA
- the wecB gene encoding UDP-N-acetylglucosamine 2-epimerase (non-hydrolyzing), protein MYKILNIVGARPNFMKIAPLMSAMEKSSLIEPVLIHTGQHYDEKMSKLFFEELEIPKPFVNLEVGSDSQAKQVAKIMERFDDVCQELKPNAILVVGDVNSTMACSIVAAKLGIKIIHMEAGLRSYDRRMPEEINRIVTDALADLLLTPSDDGTENLMKEGISPDKVHLVGNIMIDTLMHFLPKSQHSEILNSLGISPKDYVAVTLHRPSTVDDEVNLKSVLETLSTIQKDIKIVFPIHPRTRKNITHYGLNDLVENSPDLILTEPLGYLDFQKLMSNSKFVITDSGGVQEETTALKIPCITVRENTERPVTIWEGSNEIVGFDMEKLLFFANKAFSGNWKESKIPKYWDGKTAERVVDEIENYFGLK, encoded by the coding sequence ATGTATAAAATATTAAATATTGTCGGTGCAAGACCTAATTTTATGAAAATCGCACCTCTTATGTCGGCTATGGAAAAAAGCAGTTTGATTGAACCTGTATTAATTCATACCGGTCAGCATTATGATGAAAAAATGTCGAAGCTTTTTTTTGAAGAACTTGAAATTCCTAAACCATTTGTCAATCTTGAAGTAGGCTCAGATTCCCAGGCAAAGCAGGTTGCCAAAATCATGGAAAGGTTCGATGATGTTTGCCAGGAGCTCAAACCCAATGCTATTCTTGTAGTCGGAGATGTGAATTCTACTATGGCTTGCTCAATAGTAGCTGCAAAACTTGGTATTAAGATAATTCACATGGAAGCAGGACTTCGCAGTTACGACAGACGTATGCCGGAAGAAATCAATCGTATTGTAACTGATGCTTTGGCTGACCTACTGCTTACTCCATCGGATGATGGCACTGAAAACCTGATGAAGGAGGGCATTTCGCCTGATAAAGTGCACCTTGTTGGCAATATTATGATTGATACATTAATGCACTTTTTACCAAAATCTCAACATTCTGAAATTTTAAATTCTCTTGGTATTTCACCTAAAGATTATGTTGCTGTTACACTTCACAGACCCTCAACTGTTGATGATGAAGTGAATTTGAAATCGGTTTTGGAAACACTTTCAACAATTCAAAAAGATATTAAAATTGTATTTCCAATTCATCCAAGAACAAGAAAAAATATAACGCATTACGGTCTTAATGATTTAGTGGAAAATTCACCGGATTTAATTCTCACAGAGCCACTTGGATATTTGGATTTTCAAAAATTAATGTCAAATTCCAAATTTGTTATTACCGACAGCGGAGGAGTTCAGGAAGAAACAACAGCACTTAAAATACCTTGTATAACTGTACGTGAGAACACTGAAAGACCGGTTACCATATGGGAAGGCTCCAATGAAATAGTCGGATTTGATATGGAAAAATTGCTCTTTTTTGCTAATAAAGCATTCTCAGGAAATTGGAAAGAATCAAAAATTCCTAAATACTGGGATGGAAAAACTGCAGAGCGTGTAGTAGATGAAATTGAAAATTATTTTGGATTGAAATGA
- a CDS encoding dTDP-4-dehydrorhamnose 3,5-epimerase family protein produces the protein MKITEVKSLAIEGCKVIKYQRFADERGFFAESYRKQDLDIHPETEILRDMHFTQMNESYSKAGTIRGMHFQWNPFMAKLVRCISGRMIDLLLDVRKDSPTFGNIIGYDSTSSVDNHFGEWVYAPVGIAHGVFLPENTLIEYYCTGFWNPECETGISPLAGDIDWSKCDSEIMELIHRTVNSGKLIIKDKDRDAHTIESWSKLPESDLFKI, from the coding sequence ATGAAAATTACCGAAGTAAAAAGCCTGGCTATTGAAGGCTGTAAAGTTATAAAATATCAACGGTTTGCAGACGAAAGAGGCTTTTTTGCCGAATCTTACCGCAAACAGGATTTAGATATTCATCCAGAAACCGAAATTCTGAGAGATATGCATTTTACACAGATGAATGAATCTTATTCCAAAGCCGGAACAATACGCGGAATGCACTTTCAATGGAATCCATTCATGGCAAAACTTGTTCGCTGCATAAGCGGAAGAATGATTGACTTACTGCTTGACGTTCGTAAGGATTCGCCTACTTTTGGAAATATTATCGGATATGATTCAACAAGCTCGGTTGATAATCATTTTGGAGAGTGGGTTTATGCTCCCGTCGGAATTGCTCATGGAGTTTTCCTTCCTGAAAATACTTTGATAGAATATTATTGTACCGGATTCTGGAATCCGGAATGTGAAACAGGAATTTCTCCGCTTGCCGGTGATATTGACTGGAGTAAGTGCGACTCAGAAATTATGGAATTAATCCACAGAACAGTCAACAGCGGTAAATTAATTATTAAGGATAAGGACCGTGATGCTCATACTATTGAGTCATGGTCAAAACTTCCTGAATCAGATTTATTTAAAATATGA
- the rfbA gene encoding glucose-1-phosphate thymidylyltransferase RfbA: MQTKGIILAGGKGTRLYPMTHVISKQLQPVYDKPMIYYPLSTLMLGGIKDILIISTPQDTPNYQKLLGEGSAWGINLQYAVQEVPAGLPQAFVLGEEFIAGHQSCLILGDNLFYGKLDFLRNGISQNQGGTVFAYKVENPDAYGVVEFDKNNKVLSIEEKPKLPKSNFAIPGLYIFDSNVSEYSKTLQPSARGEYEITDLQKIYLSQSKLNVQQIGRGVAWLDTGTPEALLDAANFIQAIEKRQGLKIACLEEIALLMNFISINQYENSVNNLPNCDYKNYCLKILREFN, from the coding sequence ATGCAAACAAAAGGTATAATTCTCGCAGGAGGAAAAGGTACAAGACTTTATCCTATGACTCATGTAATCAGTAAGCAGCTTCAGCCTGTTTATGATAAACCTATGATTTATTACCCGCTTTCCACATTGATGCTTGGTGGTATCAAGGACATTCTTATAATTTCTACACCACAGGATACTCCAAATTACCAAAAACTTCTCGGTGAAGGGTCTGCATGGGGCATTAATTTGCAATATGCCGTTCAGGAAGTTCCGGCTGGTTTGCCGCAGGCTTTTGTCCTTGGAGAAGAGTTTATTGCAGGTCATCAATCCTGCCTTATTTTAGGTGACAACCTTTTTTATGGGAAACTTGATTTTCTGAGAAATGGTATTAGCCAAAATCAGGGTGGGACTGTGTTTGCATACAAAGTAGAAAATCCTGATGCTTATGGTGTGGTCGAATTTGACAAGAATAATAAAGTTCTGAGTATCGAAGAAAAGCCAAAGCTGCCAAAATCGAATTTCGCAATTCCCGGTCTGTATATTTTTGATTCTAATGTTTCGGAGTATTCCAAAACCCTTCAGCCGAGTGCAAGAGGAGAATATGAAATTACCGACCTGCAGAAAATATATCTTTCTCAAAGCAAATTAAATGTCCAGCAAATTGGGCGCGGAGTTGCATGGCTTGATACAGGTACTCCTGAAGCACTTCTCGATGCTGCTAATTTCATACAAGCTATTGAAAAAAGGCAAGGGCTAAAAATTGCCTGCCTCGAAGAAATTGCTTTGCTAATGAATTTTATCTCCATCAATCAATATGAGAATTCTGTCAATAATTTACCAAATTGTGACTATAAGAATTATTGTCTGAAAATTTTAAGGGAATTTAATTAA
- the rfbB gene encoding dTDP-glucose 4,6-dehydratase, with translation MKLLTTGTAGFIGSEFVRQAVSKGYDVIVVDSITYAGDTDRLKEIESNYKFFQQDISDFSAMDKIFYAEKPDAVVHWAAETHVDRSIIDSSPFMKTNVIGTHSLLECAKKYGIEKFINIATDEVYGELGETGSFYEDTPLEPNSPYSVSKTSADMLGRAYYRTFGTPVITARPSNNYGPWQFPEKLVPVVILKALHNEKIPVYGKGLNIREWLYVSDCAQAAITLLEKAEPGSIYNIGSRQERRNIEVVSKILSLLGKSDDMIEYVQDRPGHDFRYSLNYDKITNELGWTPKFDFETGMKLTVEWYLENISWAEKKLDYLRTYWKSVYKK, from the coding sequence ATGAAATTACTTACAACAGGTACAGCAGGATTTATAGGCAGCGAATTTGTCAGACAGGCTGTTTCAAAAGGTTATGATGTAATTGTTGTTGACTCAATTACTTATGCCGGCGATACAGACAGATTAAAAGAAATTGAGAGCAATTATAAATTTTTTCAGCAGGACATTTCAGACTTTTCAGCTATGGATAAAATCTTTTATGCAGAAAAGCCTGATGCCGTGGTACACTGGGCAGCAGAAACCCATGTTGACCGCAGTATTATTGATTCTTCTCCATTCATGAAAACAAATGTCATCGGTACACATTCACTTTTAGAATGTGCAAAAAAATATGGAATAGAAAAATTTATAAATATTGCAACTGATGAAGTCTATGGAGAACTTGGCGAAACAGGCTCTTTTTATGAAGATACTCCTCTTGAGCCGAATTCACCTTATTCTGTGAGTAAAACTAGTGCTGATATGCTGGGAAGGGCTTACTACAGAACATTCGGAACTCCTGTAATCACGGCAAGACCATCCAATAATTATGGTCCGTGGCAATTTCCCGAAAAATTAGTTCCTGTCGTCATTTTAAAAGCACTCCATAATGAAAAAATTCCGGTTTACGGAAAAGGACTCAATATAAGGGAGTGGTTATACGTTTCTGACTGTGCACAAGCTGCAATAACATTATTAGAAAAAGCAGAACCCGGAAGTATATATAATATTGGTAGCAGGCAAGAAAGAAGAAATATTGAAGTAGTTTCAAAAATACTAAGTCTTCTCGGTAAATCCGATGATATGATTGAGTATGTTCAAGACCGCCCGGGTCATGACTTCAGATACTCTTTAAACTATGATAAAATAACAAATGAGCTTGGTTGGACTCCAAAATTTGATTTCGAGACAGGTATGAAACTTACAGTTGAATGGTATCTTGAAAATATTTCGTGGGCAGAAAAAAAATTAGATTATTTAAGAACTTATTGGAAATCGGTTTATAAAAAATGA
- the rfbD gene encoding dTDP-4-dehydrorhamnose reductase — protein sequence MSYVIFGGKGQLGRKFVNKFISFGAKFSSYDIDNCDITDINEVFKVVKKDKPKFIINCAAYNLVDEAEKDYKLAYQINQAGARNIAIAARELRTYLVHYSTDYVFDGTQDEPYSETDDVNPINHYGMSKLRGEEAVMDVLDDYLILRLSWVYGKGQQNFIHKLSQWAENNQELNISQNEYSVPTSVNLIVDATLKALKKNLAGLYHLTSSGSASRLEWAREIVRLKGIDVKLNPVDIDYFNLPAKRPLNSAMFNGRISSLIGELPHWKADLEGFLL from the coding sequence ATGAGTTATGTTATTTTTGGCGGAAAAGGACAATTAGGAAGGAAGTTTGTTAACAAATTTATTAGCTTTGGCGCTAAATTTTCTTCCTATGATATTGATAATTGTGATATCACTGATATTAATGAAGTATTTAAAGTTGTCAAGAAAGACAAACCGAAATTTATTATCAACTGTGCTGCTTACAACTTGGTTGATGAAGCTGAAAAAGATTATAAATTAGCATACCAAATAAATCAAGCAGGTGCTCGTAATATTGCTATCGCTGCACGTGAATTGAGGACTTATTTAGTACATTACAGCACAGACTATGTTTTTGATGGCACTCAGGATGAACCATATTCTGAAACTGATGATGTCAATCCTATTAATCACTACGGAATGAGCAAGCTGCGTGGCGAAGAAGCAGTGATGGATGTGCTCGATGATTATTTAATTCTCAGATTGAGCTGGGTTTATGGCAAGGGGCAGCAGAATTTTATTCATAAATTGTCACAATGGGCTGAAAATAATCAGGAGTTGAATATTTCGCAAAATGAATATTCTGTTCCTACTTCTGTCAACTTAATTGTTGATGCAACACTTAAAGCTTTGAAAAAGAATCTTGCAGGGCTTTATCATCTTACTTCCTCAGGCTCTGCTTCCAGACTTGAATGGGCGAGGGAAATTGTCAGGCTGAAAGGGATTGATGTTAAGCTTAATCCTGTGGACATTGACTATTTTAATTTGCCGGCAAAAAGACCACTGAATTCCGCTATGTTTAACGGCAGAATATCATCATTAATTGGTGAATTACCGCATTGGAAAGCTGATTTAGAGGGCTTTCTATTGTAA
- the dapB gene encoding 4-hydroxy-tetrahydrodipicolinate reductase, with product MNENIKIALIGYGNMGKEIKKIALSQNIEVTDIFDEYTLPAHKEDYKFDVAIDFSVPPAVIDNAKVIAESGKNLVIGTTGWYKNADIIREIALKNNTGIVWGANFSVGMQIFFKIAELGAKLINDTGDYDVFMHEIHHSRKKDSPSGTAVTLAEKLLTIIDSKKEILTETANFDILQEQLHVTSTRGGEVPGTHTVYFDSLADTIELTHRARNRSGFASGAITAAKLIKNKKGFYSFEQLLDELWK from the coding sequence ATGAATGAGAACATTAAAATTGCATTAATCGGCTATGGCAATATGGGTAAGGAAATAAAAAAAATTGCTCTATCACAAAATATTGAAGTAACAGATATTTTTGATGAATATACTCTACCTGCACACAAGGAAGATTATAAATTTGATGTGGCAATTGATTTTTCTGTACCACCTGCTGTTATTGATAATGCGAAAGTTATTGCAGAAAGTGGAAAAAATCTTGTCATTGGAACTACCGGCTGGTACAAAAATGCCGATATTATCAGAGAGATCGCTTTGAAGAACAATACAGGAATTGTCTGGGGTGCTAATTTTTCTGTTGGTATGCAAATATTTTTCAAAATTGCAGAATTAGGTGCAAAACTTATTAATGATACCGGTGATTATGATGTATTTATGCACGAAATTCATCATAGTCGCAAAAAAGACAGCCCTTCAGGAACGGCAGTGACTCTTGCTGAAAAATTATTGACTATAATTGACAGCAAAAAGGAAATTCTGACAGAAACTGCTAATTTTGATATTCTGCAGGAGCAACTTCACGTTACTTCGACTCGTGGCGGGGAAGTTCCAGGCACTCATACGGTTTATTTTGATTCTTTAGCTGATACTATTGAGCTTACCCACAGAGCAAGAAACCGAAGTGGATTTGCTTCGGGAGCAATCACAGCCGCAAAATTGATTAAGAATAAAAAGGGTTTTTACAGCTTCGAGCAACTGCTTGATGAATTGTGGAAATAA